The Paramormyrops kingsleyae isolate MSU_618 chromosome 11, PKINGS_0.4, whole genome shotgun sequence genome includes a window with the following:
- the afg2b gene encoding ATPase family gene 2 protein homolog B, with translation MEDISLKVLPLDPGDIGTQRCRMGPMLMAYLGLKIGSPVLITTPGFDCLCTAWPRSDLAEGFLQFDSKCATADFTSLSYRNFSVSRSQMTALTCPKLKNVIIKTVLKTMGFKNSLSPNLIHDLVKDILKGTYVSEKHIVNVSHLETPIQLVVIECLDPSSSGGGLITAKTSISIQEIQTHNRYKSQQFRMSSISLGGMEDVFASLKEILNLPLLYPRTLQKLGLSHPKNVLLIGPPGVGKTMLVRSVVQEVGASLVTISGPVILGSRPGESEENLRGVFLQAKEASSEGPCVLFIDEIDSLCPKRASSSNAPENRIVAQLLTLMDGIGRDHHFVVIGATNQPDALDPALRRAGRFDREVIIGVPTLHQRKSILELLSSKMTLSSNVDLVALAEMTTGFVGADLSTLCREAALHAILRGSQGADSYSIDMQHFLEALKKVQPSCLRSSIGLTEFKPLSWDQIGGLEDVKLKMKQSIEWPMKFPEAFVRLGLSRPRGILLYGPPGCAKTTLVKAAASSTHCAFLSVSGADLFSPFVGDSEKILAQLFRQARACAPSILFLDEIDTLFGSREDSRGHSVQARVLSVLLNEMDGVGLKAAERRGSERQLCLPEGSIDLCPEQQMDYHEVCNKDVIIVAASNRPDVLDTALLRPGRLDKIIFVPPPDLEARRAILQICTEKMPLEADVSLEELAQQTHLFSGADLENLCKEAALMTLQYEGMDAPKIKHEYFHRSFQNMKPSLNAQQLDHYKHLFTS, from the exons ATGGAGGACATCAGTTTGAAGGTTCTTCCTTTGGATCCAGGTGACATAGGCACACAAAGATGCAGAATGGGGCCGATGTTGATGGCATATCTAGGGCTGAAGATTGGATCTCCTGTTCTAATTACGACTCCAGGATTCGATTGTTTGTGTACGGCATGGCCAAGAAGTGATCTTGCTGAGGGTTTTTTGCAATTCGACAGTAAATGTGCCACAGCAGACTTCACCTCGCTTTCTTACAGAAACTTCTCTGTTAGCCGAAGCCAAATGACAGCGCTAACTTGCCCGAAACTGAAGAATGTGATAATTAAAACTGTTCTTAAAACGATGGGGTTCAAGAACAGCTTATCTCCCAATTTAATTCACGACCTAGTTAAAGACATCCTCAAAGGCACTTATGTGTCGGAGAAGCACATTGTAAACGTGAGTCATCTGGAAACTCCAATTCAGTTGGTTGTTATTGAGTGTTTAGATCCGAGCTCCAGTGGAGGTGGTCTTATCACTGCTAAAACCAGTATCAGCATACAGGAGATACAGACTCACAATAGATATAAAAGTCAGCAATTCAGGATGTCTAGCATCAGTTTGGGAGGGATGGAGGACGTGTTTGCTTCACTTAAGGAAATTCTTAATTTACCACTTCTCTATCCAAGGACATTGCAGAAGCTGGGCCTTTCCCATCCTAAAAATGTGTTACTTATTGGACCTCCAGGGGTTGGGAAGACCATGCTGGTAAGGAGCGTGGTTCAAGAGGTCGGTGCTTCCTTGGTCACAATAAGTGGGCCTGTGATTCTTGGTTCAAGGCCGGGAGAGAGTGAAGAAAATTTAAGGGGTGTGTTTCTCCAAGCTAAAGAGGCTTCTTCGGAAGGTCCATGTGTTCTCTTCATTGATGAAATTGATTCCTTATGCCCAAAGAGGGCCAGTTCAAGCAATGCGCCTGAGAACAGAATTGTGGCACAGCTGTTGACTCTGATGGATGGCATTGGCAGAGATCATCATTTTGTTGTCATTGGGGCAACTAACCAACCAGATGCTTTAGATCCTGCCTTGAGGAGAGCTGGCAGATTTGACAGAGAg GTCATCATTGGTGTGCCTACACTTCATCAGAGAAAATCTATTTTAGAGTTGCTGAGCTCAAAAATGACCCTGTCCAGCAATGTGGATTTGGTCGCGTTAGCAGAGATGACCACAGGTTTCGTTGGAGCCGACTTGAGCACCCTCTGCAGGGAAGCAGCTTTGCATGCCATTCTCCGGGGCTCCCAG GGCGCTGACAGTTATTCAATAGACATGCAGCACTTTCTGGAGGCCCTCAAAAAGGTCCAGCCATCATGCCTGAGAAGCAGCATCGGTCTGACCGAGTTTAAGCCTCTCAGCTGGGACCAAATAGGTGGTCTGGAGGATGTCAAACTAAAAATGAAACAG AGTATTGAATGGCCGATGAAGTTTCCGGAGGCATTTGTTCGACTTGGTCTGTCACGTCCACGGGGCATTCTGCTGTACGGCCCCCCAGGGTGTGCCAAGACCACACTGGTGAAGGCTGCGGCTAGCTCCACCCACTGCGCGTTCCTGTCTGTCAGCGGCGCTGATCTCTTTTCCCCATTTGTTGGCGATTCTGAAAAGATTCTGGCTCAG CTTTTTCGTCAAGCTAGAGCCTGTGCCCCGTCCATCCTGTTTCTGGATGAAATTGACACCCTCTTTGGTTCCCGAGAGGACAGCAGAGGTCACAGTGTCCAGGCCAGGGTGCTCTCTGTGCTCCTGAATGAGATGGATGGTGTTGGGCTGAAGGCCGCGGAGAGGAGAGGCTCAGAGCGACAGCTGTGTCTGCCAGAGGGCTCCATCGATCTCTGCCCAGAGCAGCAG ATGGACTACCATGAAGTTTGCAACAAGGACGTCATAATAGTTGCTGCCTCAAACAGACCCGATGTCTTGGACACTGCCCTGCTCCGACCTGGCAGATTAGATAAGATCATTTTTGTGCCACCCCCTGACCTGGAG GCACGACGAGCCATTCTGCAGATCTGTACGGAAAAGATGCCGTTAGAGGCGGACGTGTCTCTGGAAGAGTTGGCTCAACAAACCCATTTATTTTCTGGTGCTGACCTGGAGAACCTTTGCAAGGAG gCAGCTTTGATGACCTTGCAATACGAAGGCATGGATGCCCCCAAAATAAAGCATGAATACTTTCACAGATCATTCCAGAACATGAAACCTTCTCTAAATGCCCAGCAACTAGATCATTACAAACATTTGTTCACGAGTTGA